A single Aggregatilinea lenta DNA region contains:
- a CDS encoding GNAT family N-acetyltransferase, producing MTSPSSLPDGYRITRATLFDLRAVHDLERRIFPRDAYPYADLVLLFIAPRVTNLKIVAPDGSLAAFVSAIRSPLRARGWIITIGVHPAHQRRGLGRALLARAEQRLREPAVRLTVREGNVPALTLYRHTGYTIVERRPGYYRDGEAGLIMEKHIPS from the coding sequence GTGACCAGTCCCTCCTCCCTCCCCGACGGCTATCGCATCACGCGCGCGACGCTGTTCGACCTGCGCGCCGTGCACGACCTGGAGCGGCGCATCTTCCCGCGCGACGCTTACCCCTACGCCGACCTCGTGCTGCTGTTCATCGCGCCGCGCGTCACCAACCTGAAGATCGTCGCGCCGGACGGATCGCTGGCGGCGTTCGTCTCGGCCATACGTTCGCCGCTGCGGGCGCGTGGCTGGATCATCACAATCGGCGTGCATCCGGCGCACCAGCGGCGGGGCCTGGGCCGCGCGCTGCTGGCCCGCGCCGAACAGCGCCTGCGCGAGCCGGCCGTGCGCCTGACCGTGCGCGAAGGCAACGTGCCTGCGCTGACGCTCTACCGCCACACCGGCTACACCATCGTCGAGCGCCGCCCTGGCTATTATCGCGATGGCGAAGCCGGGCTGATCATGGAAAAGCACATCCCCTCCTGA
- a CDS encoding GerMN domain-containing protein, producing MQRFVLWAALVLALVVGAAACDEIDEQTDNPTATPAQSTNPALSPTPSETVFALYFVVLEDNGASGDPIGCGDSIVPTGAFSPLPLEVEAKVSTALSRLFEERDQYYGEEEYYNALYQSELDVESVTLDDAGGVTVALLGNLQVGGECDAPRIQAQIEQTAGQFSDVRTVTVLLNGVPLEDALSLQE from the coding sequence ATGCAGCGATTCGTTCTTTGGGCGGCGTTGGTGTTGGCATTGGTGGTGGGCGCCGCCGCGTGTGATGAGATAGACGAACAGACCGATAACCCCACGGCGACCCCGGCGCAAAGCACCAACCCGGCGCTGTCCCCGACGCCCAGCGAGACGGTGTTCGCGCTCTATTTCGTCGTGCTGGAAGACAACGGCGCGTCCGGTGACCCGATTGGGTGCGGCGACAGCATCGTGCCGACCGGGGCATTCTCGCCGCTGCCGCTGGAGGTCGAAGCGAAAGTGTCCACCGCGCTGTCGCGTCTGTTCGAGGAGCGCGACCAGTATTACGGTGAGGAAGAGTACTATAACGCGCTGTACCAGTCCGAGCTGGACGTGGAAAGTGTGACCCTCGACGACGCGGGCGGTGTGACCGTCGCACTGCTGGGCAATTTGCAGGTGGGCGGGGAATGTGACGCGCCGCGCATCCAGGCGCAGATCGAGCAGACGGCGGGCCAGTTTAGCGATGTCAGGACCGTGACCGTGCTGCTGAACGGTGTCCCGCTGGAAGACGCGCTCTCGCTGCAAGAGTGA
- a CDS encoding alpha/beta hydrolase has protein sequence MDTRPETRKLDLDHVRIRHGAEPFLLDGGEVGCVCTHGFTASPEEMRWLATYLHARGLTVYVPRLAGHGTQPAIMRRQHWLNWYEDELDAIALLRARCRKVFAVGLSMGGLLSLRAGTDGIVDGVVAMATPLFIEQRAARYARLINLVLPFTRKSDWPGALDEAVRAAQRAMGLDDYGRLDYRLRPTASVVQLTALMRDVRRRLPRLSVPLLLVYSRADDTAPYASLEYVAGRVRSTDVVQHTLERSGHILTQDVERETVFRLVWEFIQARMGVTE, from the coding sequence ATGGACACTCGCCCGGAAACTCGCAAGCTGGACCTCGACCACGTGCGCATCCGGCACGGCGCGGAGCCGTTTCTGCTGGATGGCGGTGAAGTTGGCTGTGTATGCACGCACGGCTTCACCGCGTCGCCGGAAGAAATGCGCTGGCTGGCGACCTATCTGCATGCGCGCGGCCTGACCGTTTACGTCCCCCGGCTGGCCGGGCATGGCACGCAGCCCGCGATCATGCGCCGCCAGCACTGGCTGAACTGGTACGAAGACGAGCTGGATGCCATCGCTCTGCTCCGGGCGCGCTGCCGCAAGGTGTTCGCCGTCGGCCTGTCGATGGGTGGTCTGCTCAGTCTGCGCGCGGGCACGGATGGGATAGTGGATGGCGTCGTAGCGATGGCCACACCGCTGTTCATCGAGCAGCGCGCGGCACGCTACGCCCGGCTGATTAACCTTGTGCTGCCCTTCACGCGCAAATCCGATTGGCCGGGCGCATTGGACGAGGCCGTACGCGCGGCGCAGCGTGCGATGGGTCTGGACGACTATGGCCGCCTCGATTACCGCCTGCGGCCCACGGCCTCCGTGGTGCAGCTTACGGCCCTGATGCGCGACGTGCGCCGCCGCCTGCCGCGGCTGAGTGTGCCGCTGCTGCTGGTCTATTCCCGCGCCGACGACACCGCGCCCTACGCCAGCCTGGAGTACGTCGCCGGGCGTGTGCGCAGCACGGACGTGGTGCAGCATACGCTGGAACGCAGCGGCCACATTCTGACGCAGGACGTCGAGCGTGAAACCGTGTTCCGGCTGGTGTGGGAGTTCATCCAGGCGCGCATGGGGGTAACGGAATAA
- a CDS encoding PspA/IM30 family protein has protein sequence MASLLQKINTLISANIHGLVDQALEANSVKVMDEYVRQAERNLDALDDSAATIGGTVKTLKRKYEEFAAAAEKLDRDIDTLLVRGKADLAAAAQAELNQKQQLAQEYYEQWQSQEQEYRRMLDAKLKLEAKLTTIKQEREHLKALLELVEAKELTTKTIKNLDDLAGVGDEDVQRLGDQIRARLDREEARLEMATTNVRDQIDEAIGTTEIELQLQERRQRLGLGGEGG, from the coding sequence ATGGCTTCGCTGCTACAAAAAATCAACACGCTCATTTCCGCCAACATTCACGGTCTGGTCGACCAGGCGCTGGAAGCGAATTCGGTCAAGGTGATGGACGAGTACGTCCGCCAGGCCGAGCGCAACCTGGACGCGCTGGACGACTCGGCGGCGACGATTGGCGGCACGGTTAAGACGCTCAAGCGCAAGTACGAAGAGTTCGCGGCGGCGGCGGAAAAGCTCGACCGCGACATCGACACGCTGCTGGTGCGCGGCAAGGCCGACCTGGCGGCGGCGGCGCAGGCGGAACTGAACCAGAAGCAGCAGCTGGCCCAGGAATATTACGAGCAGTGGCAGTCGCAGGAGCAGGAATACCGCCGCATGCTCGACGCCAAGCTCAAGCTGGAAGCCAAGCTGACGACCATCAAGCAGGAGCGCGAACATCTCAAGGCGCTGCTGGAACTGGTCGAGGCGAAGGAACTGACCACCAAGACGATCAAGAACCTGGACGATCTGGCTGGCGTTGGGGATGAAGACGTGCAGCGCCTGGGTGACCAGATCCGCGCCCGCCTGGACCGCGAAGAGGCCCGCCTGGAAATGGCGACCACCAACGTGCGCGACCAGATCGACGAGGCCATTGGCACCACCGAGATCGAGCTTCAGCTACAGGAACGCCGCCAGCGCCTCGGCCTGGGCGGCGAGGGCGGCTAG
- a CDS encoding RidA family protein, which translates to MKITHVNPDGLHKSPVFSQAVVVEGGKTVYIGGQNGVLSDGTLVGDTLAAQTEQAYKNMLEILKTVGASQENVVKQTIYVVKGQDIREGFAAAQKVWGNFPTPISFLFVESLGVSGALVEIEAIAVIDA; encoded by the coding sequence ATGAAAATAACGCACGTCAACCCGGATGGGCTGCACAAAAGCCCTGTGTTCTCGCAAGCGGTTGTGGTCGAGGGTGGCAAAACGGTCTACATTGGCGGTCAAAATGGCGTGTTGTCCGACGGCACGTTGGTCGGTGATACCCTGGCGGCTCAAACGGAGCAAGCGTACAAGAATATGCTTGAAATTCTCAAGACCGTTGGAGCCTCGCAAGAAAACGTGGTCAAGCAAACCATTTACGTTGTCAAAGGACAGGATATCCGAGAGGGATTTGCTGCCGCACAAAAAGTTTGGGGAAATTTCCCAACGCCCATTAGCTTTCTCTTCGTTGAAAGTCTGGGCGTTTCCGGAGCGCTCGTAGAAATCGAAGCCATTGCCGTAATCGACGCTTGA
- a CDS encoding hybrid sensor histidine kinase/response regulator: protein MGSAATILVVEDDMHLMEGIRDILELNGYDVLTATNGVAGLEVLSTQPKAPDLIVSDIMMPRMDGYDFFNAVRAHQNWVMIPFIFLTAKGERDDIHRGKRMGAEDYVVKPFDADDLLVAVAAKLDRKKQLDNAWHGEVSDIKHNILTILNHELRTPLTYVVAYADMLHRDADDLSKDDMRAFLRGINAGAGRLRRLVENFILLVELETSEAENTYNWRRRLFTSYEALLYGIQSKYYDLAQEHSVGIEVSVDDDLPPVFVDMDYFSAALECLMDNAVKFSDKPGQPVTIRVYRDGDVVAFQVQDRGRGIPPQELEIIFDSFYQINREKYEDQGAGSGLAIVDGVVRLHGGSVNVQSTFGEGSTFVIYLPVANEGAEN from the coding sequence ATGGGTAGCGCGGCTACGATTCTGGTTGTAGAAGATGACATGCACCTGATGGAAGGCATCCGGGATATCCTGGAGCTGAACGGCTACGATGTGCTGACCGCCACGAATGGCGTCGCCGGGTTAGAAGTGCTCAGCACGCAGCCGAAAGCGCCAGACCTGATCGTGTCGGACATCATGATGCCCCGCATGGATGGCTACGACTTCTTCAACGCGGTGCGCGCGCATCAGAACTGGGTCATGATCCCGTTTATTTTCCTGACGGCCAAAGGCGAGCGTGACGACATCCACCGGGGCAAGCGTATGGGAGCGGAGGATTATGTCGTCAAACCCTTCGACGCCGACGACCTGCTGGTGGCCGTGGCCGCCAAGCTCGACCGCAAAAAGCAGCTTGATAACGCCTGGCACGGCGAAGTGTCGGACATCAAGCACAACATCCTGACCATCCTCAACCACGAGCTGCGCACCCCCCTCACCTACGTGGTGGCTTACGCCGATATGCTGCACCGCGACGCCGACGATCTGAGCAAAGACGACATGCGCGCCTTCCTGCGCGGCATCAATGCCGGGGCGGGACGGCTGCGCCGTCTGGTCGAAAACTTCATTTTGCTCGTGGAACTCGAAACGAGTGAAGCCGAAAATACGTATAATTGGCGTAGACGGTTGTTTACCAGCTATGAAGCGCTGTTGTACGGCATCCAGAGCAAGTACTACGATCTGGCGCAGGAACACAGCGTTGGCATCGAGGTATCGGTCGACGACGATTTGCCGCCGGTGTTCGTGGACATGGACTATTTCTCTGCGGCGCTGGAATGCCTGATGGACAACGCCGTCAAGTTTTCGGACAAGCCCGGCCAGCCGGTGACGATCCGCGTCTATCGAGACGGCGACGTGGTCGCATTTCAGGTGCAGGATCGGGGACGTGGCATCCCGCCCCAGGAGCTGGAAATCATCTTCGACAGCTTCTACCAGATCAACCGCGAGAAGTACGAGGACCAGGGCGCGGGGTCGGGGCTGGCGATTGTGGACGGCGTCGTGCGGCTGCACGGCGGCTCCGTCAACGTCCAGAGCACCTTCGGGGAAGGCAGCACGTTTGTGATCTACCTCCCGGTGGCCAACGAAGGCGCCGAAAACTAG
- a CDS encoding PD40 domain-containing protein: MKRLLPLLASLMLIALVSAPLAARAQGPYPLPAPLYILTSEQRLIAVDPATGEQTPVSPVDQPVADFAIAPDGAWYVYRTSANGPLVIVSDRLSGSGYVLDFEARLPPEDAAGPTIAWAGDVSSIAYLVPEGLRIAQLGGSDGMATFQTVSGGPWDRVTWVEPDMWAVADSSGSARGFEQRNGSWVSAALPTGPVTAQTVADATLTDSGVTLADGQVVPSTAGTLAFEWGPVPPPTLAGTPLPDHLYFLAADEAGIDQLWQLPADGSAAQALTASEASITAYAIAPQQDRAVIAAGGTLSVVSFGEGSPVELAQVQTDNGRVSAAWSADGVQIAFSDGRGLWTVPADGSAAPTLLIQNNFNEQAIASIHVYFDPRWSPDGTRLLVTIGLYEGSLFGVVDVADGALTELSQLNGTSAGWVDEGRVIAWTASFGYQTPGLYLADLTAPGVAQTILGPQYPVFDVQQNVAGQWLVLYGSAPGLGPQLLRALSAPDITGPYDPAFGSATGAYADQPLLGLMGQTDAHLLLVGLRGSDYDDQGRARGTLIVADLGLGTTVQIDTPGPVSNLAWGSTDASS, from the coding sequence ATGAAACGACTGCTGCCGCTTCTCGCCTCGCTGATGTTGATCGCCCTGGTGAGCGCACCTCTGGCCGCGCGCGCCCAGGGACCCTATCCCCTGCCCGCGCCGCTCTACATTCTGACGTCCGAACAGCGGCTGATCGCCGTCGATCCCGCGACCGGTGAGCAAACGCCCGTCTCGCCCGTCGATCAGCCGGTGGCGGATTTCGCCATCGCGCCAGACGGAGCGTGGTACGTCTACCGCACCAGCGCCAACGGGCCGCTGGTCATCGTGAGCGACCGGCTCTCCGGCAGCGGCTACGTGCTGGACTTCGAAGCCAGGCTGCCGCCGGAAGACGCCGCCGGGCCGACTATCGCCTGGGCCGGGGACGTCAGCTCGATCGCGTACCTCGTACCAGAGGGCCTGCGCATCGCGCAGCTCGGCGGCAGCGACGGCATGGCGACCTTCCAGACCGTGTCCGGCGGCCCCTGGGACCGCGTGACCTGGGTCGAGCCGGACATGTGGGCCGTGGCGGACAGCAGCGGCAGTGCGCGGGGCTTTGAGCAGCGGAATGGGAGCTGGGTGAGCGCGGCGCTGCCCACCGGGCCGGTCACCGCTCAGACCGTGGCCGACGCAACCTTGACCGACAGCGGCGTGACCCTGGCGGATGGGCAGGTCGTGCCGAGCACGGCAGGCACACTGGCCTTCGAGTGGGGGCCGGTGCCGCCGCCGACGCTGGCGGGCACACCCCTGCCCGATCACCTTTATTTCCTGGCCGCAGACGAAGCCGGGATCGACCAGCTCTGGCAGCTTCCGGCAGACGGATCGGCGGCTCAGGCGCTGACCGCGTCCGAGGCGAGCATCACCGCCTACGCTATCGCGCCGCAGCAGGATCGCGCCGTCATCGCGGCGGGCGGGACGCTGTCTGTCGTGTCGTTCGGCGAAGGCAGTCCGGTCGAGCTGGCGCAGGTCCAAACCGACAACGGGCGCGTCAGCGCCGCGTGGAGCGCGGACGGGGTACAGATCGCGTTTAGCGACGGACGCGGGCTGTGGACCGTCCCGGCGGACGGCAGCGCCGCGCCGACCCTGCTGATCCAGAACAACTTCAACGAGCAGGCGATTGCGTCGATACACGTGTACTTCGACCCGCGCTGGTCGCCGGACGGGACCCGGCTGCTGGTGACGATCGGGTTGTACGAGGGTAGTCTGTTCGGCGTGGTGGACGTGGCGGATGGGGCGCTCACCGAGCTGAGCCAGCTCAACGGGACCAGCGCGGGCTGGGTGGACGAGGGCCGGGTCATCGCCTGGACCGCGTCCTTCGGCTACCAGACACCAGGGCTGTACCTGGCCGACCTCACCGCGCCGGGCGTCGCGCAGACGATCCTCGGCCCGCAGTATCCCGTCTTCGACGTGCAGCAGAACGTCGCGGGCCAGTGGCTGGTGCTTTACGGCTCGGCACCTGGACTGGGACCGCAGCTTCTGCGCGCGCTGTCCGCGCCGGACATCACCGGGCCGTACGATCCCGCGTTCGGCAGCGCGACCGGCGCTTACGCGGACCAGCCGCTGCTGGGCCTGATGGGACAGACGGACGCGCACCTGCTGCTCGTCGGACTGCGTGGCAGCGACTACGACGACCAGGGCCGCGCGCGCGGCACGCTGATCGTGGCGGATCTGGGGCTGGGCACGACCGTGCAGATCGACACGCCGGGGCCGGTGTCGAATCTGGCGTGGGGCAGCACGGACGCAAGCAGTTGA
- a CDS encoding DUF1697 domain-containing protein, with amino-acid sequence MNTYVILIRGINVGGKNKIPMAELRLRLEEQGFENVITYIQSGNVILKSDLDAQTLGPKIEAMLSEKFTLDSPAINVLALTRDQFQAVIDNKPEGFGEEPEKYHSDAIFLMGIESAHAMPVFSPREGVDRVWPGDGVIYSQRLSAQRTKSRLNKIMASPVYKSMTIRNWNTTTKLLDLLREIDADGGA; translated from the coding sequence ATGAACACCTACGTGATACTCATACGTGGGATCAATGTGGGCGGCAAAAACAAAATCCCCATGGCGGAGCTAAGACTTCGCCTTGAGGAGCAGGGGTTCGAGAACGTCATCACGTACATCCAGAGCGGCAACGTGATATTGAAGTCAGACCTTGACGCACAAACGCTCGGCCCAAAAATTGAGGCGATGCTGTCCGAAAAGTTTACGCTGGATAGTCCCGCGATCAACGTGTTGGCGTTGACCCGCGATCAGTTCCAGGCTGTCATCGATAACAAGCCAGAAGGCTTCGGTGAGGAGCCGGAGAAATATCACAGCGATGCCATCTTTTTGATGGGGATTGAGTCGGCCCACGCGATGCCCGTGTTCAGTCCCCGCGAGGGAGTTGACAGGGTCTGGCCGGGAGATGGCGTGATCTACTCGCAGCGGCTCAGCGCTCAACGGACCAAAAGCCGGCTGAACAAGATCATGGCGTCGCCGGTCTACAAATCCATGACCATTCGCAATTGGAACACCACAACAAAATTGCTGGACCTACTGAGAGAAATCGATGCCGACGGAGGAGCATAA